In Carya illinoinensis cultivar Pawnee chromosome 10, C.illinoinensisPawnee_v1, whole genome shotgun sequence, one DNA window encodes the following:
- the LOC122278874 gene encoding transcription repressor OFP6-like: protein MPHPHTLASSSTLCRRLLSSVSLSLSAMPTTRRKLLLNTVSVDITCSCRKLKLFHIFHPKPRPKKPTYQRHNHYSSSSSSSREKENSTTTTTTTTTVNTNGTFSPYTDYSQHSDTETEMKSSRSVRGFGRIDGESVAVEKDSADPYMDFRHSMLQMILENEIYSKDDLRELLNCFLQLNSPYNHGLIVQAFTDIWNGVFTVTSSSPKLQYFGYKSREF from the coding sequence ATGCCCCATCCCCACACACTCGCCTCTTCAAGCACCCTTTGTAGAAGACTTCTCAGCtctgtatctctctctctctcagcaatGCCCACAACCAGAAGAAAGCTCCTCCTGAACACAGTTTCAGTCGACATAACCTGCAGCTGCAGAAAACTAAAGCTGTTCCACATATTCCATCCAAAACCAAGACCCAAAAAGCCTACATACCAAAGACACAATCActattcatcttcttcttcaagctcaagggaAAAAGAGAACAGTACCACCACCACGACCACCACAACCACCGTCAACACCAACGGTACATTCTCTCCCTACACAGACTATTCGCAACATTCAGATACCGAGACCGAGATGAAGAGCTCACGAAGTGTCAGAGGCTTTGGCAGGATAGACGGTGAGAGTGTTGCAGTGGAGAAAGATTCCGCCGACCCGTATATGGATTTTCGGCACTCAATGCTCCAGATGATACTGGAGAATGAAATATACTCCAAGGACGATCTCCGTGAGCTTCTAAATTGTTTTCTGCAGCTTAATTCTCCGTACAACCATGGACTCATTGTTCAAGCTTTCACTGATATATGGAACGGGGTGTTTACTGTGACCTCTAGCTCTCCTAAGCTGCAGTATTTTGGGTACAAATCGCGTGAGTTCTAG